Proteins co-encoded in one Kribbella qitaiheensis genomic window:
- a CDS encoding non-ribosomal peptide synthetase, giving the protein MAENSIVRLPLSAAQSSVWYAHQLDRSGHRYTIAECVEIHGSVDPALFEQAWRRLAHEAEACRVRAVHNDDGLSQELHTQVPDSIVATVDVTAEADPRAAAFAWMRADLARPVDLTTGDLTATVLFTVSADSAIWYQRGHHVTFDGYSGGVVAKRLAALYDDLVAGRPFGPSPFGTLTQLIEEEQEYRGSDAFVADRDYWMDQLADLPDPARLSWRTPGRDRTDEVPLRSSGALTSDDTTRLRKAARSAGTHWSIWTIAVTAAYLHRVTGLTDLVLTLPVTARTTALTLATPGMLSNHVPLRVPVSPRQSMAELVPVVTEALRAALKHQRYRQEDIRHDLGLPADGGGIAGPMLNVMAFNHDLRFGGHRTTLHNLSHGAIDDLAIAVYDDGAGLRIDIDGSADRYDTDELDSYQTRFVRFLECVVAEPQLPIGQIELVSADERRKVLVDWNQTAVSLDGGSLADLFESQVRRTPNATALRYHGTEVTYAQLNRRANKLAHHLISEGVGPEKVIGLALPRSIDLLVAMYAVVKTGAAYLPIDLSYPADRISYVVEDAEPAFVITTESAAAAMPNGVRLLLSDSHLEDLVAARPDTDPTDADRTIPLTPEHPAYVIYTSGSTGRPKGVLVPHAGVVNRLLWMQAEYRLKAGDRLLQKTPMGFDVSVWEFFWGLQVGACLVIAKPEGHRDPAYLAKLIQDEGVTTVHFVPSMLTAFLADPGAAGCTGLRRVFCSGEALSMELAEDFRFQLPDVPLHNLYGPTEASIDVSYWQHAGETASTLPKMFAAQVARVPGQPAVVSADRRMSYAELDAAADRMARVLLQHGAGPERFVAVALPRTPELLVTLLAVVKTGAAYLPIDLTYPADRIAYLLEDARPALLVTEESVELPDHDVPTLLLEALIDAGPASAPKIDVSPGYPAYLIYTSGSTGMPKGVVVEHRALGQYLRWVTEMYGGLSGQTLLHSPVSFDLTVTSMFGALVRGGCVQLGAIDDGVAGAEDPLTFVKATPSHLPMLEGLAADRFGSGELLLGGEALRGSALTEWRKAHPDITLVNEYGPTEATVGCVEYRLEPGDEIPAGVVPIGRPVWNTQVYVLDDNLLPVPPGFSGELYLAGVQLARGYLNRSSLTAERFVANPYGVPGSRMYRSGDVVRWNADGVLEYLGRADDQVKIRGFRIELGEIESALLHQADVAKAAVIVHKSSSGDQQLVAYVVADGNDLDPVALREAVAGRLPEYMVPSLVMQVDDLPVTPNGKLDRKALPEPDFSSLTTSRGPRTPEQEILCGLYAELLGLVRVGIDDSFFELGGNSLMATRLMSRIRATLGVELSVRALFEHPTVAGLSTQLDGVTAARPPIQVREREEQVPLSFAQRRLWFMNRFEGPSATYNNAFAVSLDGTLDIEALQAALADVVERHKTLRTIFADDNGTPHQVVLEPSTVPLPVARIDEAELAERLDQGAGYAFDLSVETPLRTTLFALAPERHVLLITLHHIACDGWSTTPMARDIATAYAARVSGAAPAWTPLPVQYADYAQWQRELLGDEADPDSRARQQIEYWSDQLAGLPDQLELPTDRPRPAVASNRGDVVPVAVSHDLYAELSALAQANHVSLFMLLQAALATLLTRLGAGTDVPIGTPNAGRTDESLDDLVGMFVNPLVLRTDTSGDPTFEELLARVRETNLSAYAHQDLPFDRLVDIVNPVRSTARHPLFQVMMPYQSDDPAAVELPGLTVSHAPVDSGIAQFDLQLALREGVDGLSGHLEFALDLFDRGTAEQLVERFGQVLRQVAEAPDQRIGALEVIGAAERELLVAGRNETDREIDWSTISELVERQTVRTPNAVAVHDHGSELSYAELNAEANRLAHHLRELEVGPDVVVGVHVDRSAGLIIAALAVLKAGGVYLPLDPDYPASRLAYLVEDAEASFVISRSDLAGDLPATDARVVLIDSNDWAEAPATDLPAVAGPDDVAYLIYTSGSTGRPKGVLATHRGAVNRFHWTQRAYFRYTPEDSVLVKIPTGFDVSVGEIFGPLSQGARLVIAKPGGHLDTAYLRETIKEQQVTQVYFVPSMLAVMLAEGGLEECTSLRVLLSGGEELPAALARQVLDRLPWVEFYNQYGPTEAAIDSTAWRITSDSLEGLHRVPIAAVSGQVGLHDNVRLYVLDDAMAVVPTGAPGELFIGGAGVARGYLRRPELTGERFIPDPFRDGRLYRTGDQVRWTTDGRLEILGRVDDQVKLNGARVELGEIQAALALHPSVQHAVVIVRDKRLVGYVVVTSSVDLRGYLAESLPEFMVPSTIVPLDSLPLTPNGKLDRAALPAPAAAVQASRSVLSSSVEQTLAELYAEVLSIELVGPEDGFFELGGDSIMSIQLVSRARKAGLIFTPRDVFRHQTVAKLAAVTTVDETVQQKPAEKLLRALFAEVLSIEEVGLDDGFFELGGDSIMSIQLVSRARKAGLIFTPRDVFRHQTVAKLAAVSTVDAAAGSAGAASAGAGSARVAEVGPVQLTPLQTALAATGEAWSGFHQSVLIQIPADLGLDRLTGALQKVVDHHDALRFVVRKDGGSWSLESRAVGSVDATACVTRVDIAGLTADEQDAVQVEAAEAARARLAPYDGTMLQVVWFDAGPAESGRLLVLIHHLSVDGVSWRILLPDLLSAWQGEALDPVGTSFAAWSKQLPAATGFVVAEEPLVGSRALESTDIVANAGKLEVVLPVATTQPLLTKVGQAVHGGINDVLLAGLALAVKRWRGHESVLIDLEGHGRDAVPGADVSRTVGWFTEIKPVRLTAVDDDPGATLKAVKEQLRTATDPREGRREGEGGEARRGGRAQLVVNYLGRVESPVATDWSLVPGGAGLVPGADPRMPLGHAIELNAMVLDGPDGPELRAEWTWADGVLTSDEVAELAQLWWDALAGLVGAEASGHTPSDFPLVAIDQERLSLLEAKHPDLESLLPVTSLQEGFLYYSLLEGEGIDLYTGRIWMDLEGALDVPALRRSAKSLLVRHQTLRAGFTHDALGNPLQIVHEQLELPWTEVDLSTLDELSQEAEVLRLLEAEQLTKFDPERPPLLRFVVIKLGPALHRLVLTNHHLVLDGWSIPVLLRELFAAYAEGGDGTKLPRVAPYPDYLEWLAEHDLENDRTAWNAALEGVTEPTLVAPGIAEGHAVLPERVTEHLTPELGEAVAALARRTGVTVNTVIQSAWGLLLSRLTGRDDVVFGTTVSGRPPEITGIEQMVGLFVNTIPVRIRTRSDDTVGAYLGRLQDEQTALSDHHHLGTSEILAGAGLGPLFDSTVVFFNYPIDAGVMKLSVNGVRLVHIDARDDTHFALRLSVFPGEDGFQLNLDSRPDAFSRAETEDHLRRYIELLREMTAAGTSPVAELGAVSQAEQDRLLVEWGGYGD; this is encoded by the coding sequence ATGGCTGAGAATTCGATCGTCCGTCTGCCGCTGTCGGCTGCTCAATCAAGCGTCTGGTACGCCCACCAGCTCGACCGTTCGGGGCACCGCTACACCATCGCCGAGTGCGTGGAGATCCACGGCTCCGTGGATCCCGCACTCTTCGAGCAGGCCTGGCGCCGGCTGGCGCACGAGGCCGAGGCCTGCCGCGTCCGCGCCGTCCACAACGACGACGGTCTCTCCCAGGAGCTGCACACGCAGGTGCCGGACTCGATCGTCGCGACCGTCGACGTGACGGCCGAGGCCGACCCGCGGGCGGCCGCGTTCGCGTGGATGCGGGCGGACCTGGCCCGCCCGGTCGATCTGACCACCGGCGACCTCACCGCCACGGTCCTGTTCACCGTCTCGGCCGACTCGGCGATCTGGTACCAGCGCGGCCATCACGTGACCTTCGACGGCTATTCAGGTGGCGTCGTAGCGAAACGGCTGGCCGCGCTGTACGACGACCTGGTGGCCGGCCGCCCGTTCGGGCCGTCTCCGTTCGGCACCCTCACGCAGCTGATCGAGGAGGAGCAGGAGTACCGCGGCTCCGACGCCTTCGTTGCTGATCGCGACTACTGGATGGACCAGCTGGCCGACCTGCCGGATCCGGCCCGGCTGAGCTGGCGGACGCCGGGTCGCGACCGCACGGACGAGGTGCCATTGCGCAGCTCCGGTGCGTTGACGAGCGACGACACCACTCGCCTGAGGAAGGCGGCCCGGTCGGCCGGCACGCACTGGTCGATCTGGACGATCGCGGTCACAGCGGCGTACCTGCACCGCGTGACCGGTCTGACGGACCTGGTCCTCACTCTCCCCGTCACCGCTCGTACTACGGCACTGACGCTCGCGACCCCCGGAATGCTGTCCAACCACGTGCCCCTGCGCGTACCGGTGTCACCCCGCCAGAGCATGGCCGAGCTGGTCCCGGTCGTCACCGAGGCGCTGCGTGCGGCGCTCAAGCACCAGCGGTACCGCCAGGAGGACATCCGGCACGACCTCGGCCTGCCGGCCGACGGCGGCGGGATCGCCGGTCCGATGCTCAACGTGATGGCCTTCAACCACGACCTGCGGTTCGGCGGCCACCGGACCACCCTGCACAACCTGTCGCACGGTGCGATCGACGACCTGGCCATTGCCGTGTACGACGACGGCGCCGGCCTCCGCATCGACATCGACGGCAGCGCCGATCGCTATGACACCGACGAACTGGACAGTTACCAGACCCGCTTCGTCAGGTTCCTCGAGTGCGTCGTGGCCGAGCCGCAGTTGCCGATCGGCCAGATCGAGCTGGTCTCCGCCGACGAGCGCCGCAAGGTCCTGGTCGACTGGAACCAGACCGCCGTCTCCCTGGACGGCGGCTCACTCGCGGATCTCTTCGAGTCCCAGGTACGCCGTACGCCGAACGCGACCGCCTTGCGCTACCACGGCACCGAGGTGACCTATGCCCAGCTGAACCGCCGGGCCAACAAGCTTGCGCACCACCTGATCAGCGAGGGTGTCGGCCCCGAGAAGGTCATCGGGCTGGCCCTGCCCCGCTCGATCGACCTCCTGGTTGCCATGTACGCCGTGGTGAAGACCGGCGCGGCGTACCTGCCGATCGATCTGAGCTACCCGGCGGACCGGATCTCGTACGTCGTCGAGGATGCCGAGCCGGCTTTCGTCATCACCACCGAGTCGGCTGCGGCCGCGATGCCGAACGGCGTGCGGTTGCTGCTCAGCGACAGCCACCTCGAGGACTTGGTCGCAGCGCGGCCGGACACCGACCCGACCGACGCCGACCGGACGATCCCGTTGACGCCCGAGCACCCGGCGTACGTGATCTATACCTCCGGCTCGACCGGCCGACCCAAGGGCGTGCTGGTTCCGCACGCGGGAGTCGTCAACCGGCTGCTCTGGATGCAGGCCGAGTACCGCCTGAAGGCGGGGGACCGGCTGCTGCAGAAGACCCCGATGGGCTTCGACGTGTCCGTCTGGGAGTTCTTCTGGGGCTTGCAGGTCGGCGCCTGTTTGGTGATCGCGAAGCCCGAGGGGCATCGCGACCCGGCGTACCTGGCGAAGCTGATCCAGGACGAGGGCGTCACCACGGTGCACTTCGTGCCGTCGATGCTGACCGCGTTCCTGGCCGACCCGGGTGCTGCCGGCTGCACGGGGCTGCGTCGGGTGTTCTGCTCCGGCGAGGCGCTGTCGATGGAGCTTGCCGAGGATTTCCGGTTCCAGTTGCCCGACGTACCGCTGCACAACCTGTACGGGCCGACCGAGGCGTCGATCGACGTGTCGTACTGGCAGCACGCCGGCGAGACCGCCAGCACTCTGCCGAAGATGTTCGCGGCGCAGGTTGCGCGTGTTCCTGGCCAGCCCGCTGTGGTTTCGGCTGACCGTCGGATGAGCTACGCCGAGCTGGACGCCGCGGCGGACCGGATGGCGCGCGTGCTGCTCCAGCACGGTGCCGGACCCGAGCGCTTCGTGGCCGTCGCTCTGCCGCGGACGCCCGAATTGCTGGTCACGCTGCTGGCTGTGGTGAAGACCGGGGCGGCCTACCTGCCCATCGACCTGACCTACCCAGCCGACCGTATCGCCTACCTGCTTGAGGATGCTCGTCCCGCGTTGCTGGTGACGGAGGAGTCCGTCGAGCTGCCGGACCACGACGTGCCGACCTTGTTGTTGGAGGCGCTGATTGACGCGGGCCCCGCTTCGGCCCCGAAGATCGACGTGTCGCCTGGCTACCCGGCGTACCTGATCTACACCTCCGGATCGACCGGCATGCCGAAGGGTGTTGTCGTCGAGCACCGCGCGCTCGGGCAGTACCTGCGCTGGGTCACCGAGATGTACGGCGGCCTCAGCGGCCAGACGCTGCTGCACTCGCCGGTGTCGTTCGACCTGACCGTGACGTCCATGTTCGGCGCGCTCGTCCGGGGTGGCTGCGTCCAGCTCGGTGCGATCGACGACGGCGTCGCCGGAGCCGAGGACCCGCTGACCTTCGTGAAGGCGACTCCCAGCCACCTGCCGATGCTGGAAGGCCTTGCGGCCGATCGGTTCGGCAGTGGCGAGTTGCTGCTCGGTGGTGAGGCGCTGCGCGGCTCTGCGCTGACCGAATGGCGTAAAGCGCACCCGGACATCACCTTGGTCAACGAATACGGTCCGACCGAGGCGACCGTCGGCTGTGTCGAGTACCGGCTCGAGCCCGGCGACGAGATCCCGGCCGGCGTCGTACCGATCGGCCGGCCGGTCTGGAACACCCAGGTCTACGTGCTCGACGACAACCTCCTCCCGGTGCCCCCGGGCTTCTCGGGAGAGCTCTACCTGGCCGGCGTCCAGCTGGCTCGCGGCTACCTGAACCGTTCGAGCCTCACCGCGGAACGCTTCGTGGCCAACCCGTACGGCGTCCCCGGCAGCCGGATGTACCGCAGCGGTGACGTGGTCCGCTGGAACGCCGACGGCGTGCTGGAGTACCTCGGCCGCGCCGACGACCAGGTGAAGATCCGCGGCTTCCGGATCGAGCTCGGTGAGATCGAGTCCGCGCTGCTGCATCAGGCGGACGTGGCAAAGGCCGCCGTGATCGTGCACAAGTCGAGCTCCGGGGACCAGCAGCTGGTCGCCTACGTGGTTGCGGACGGCAATGACCTCGACCCGGTCGCGCTCCGCGAGGCGGTCGCCGGCCGGCTCCCGGAGTACATGGTGCCGAGCCTGGTGATGCAGGTCGACGATCTGCCGGTCACGCCGAACGGCAAGCTCGACCGCAAGGCGCTTCCCGAGCCCGACTTCTCCTCGCTCACCACGTCGCGTGGACCGCGGACGCCGGAGCAGGAGATCCTCTGCGGCCTGTACGCCGAACTGCTCGGCCTGGTCCGGGTCGGTATCGACGACAGCTTCTTCGAACTCGGCGGCAACTCGTTGATGGCCACCCGGCTGATGAGCCGGATCCGGGCCACCCTCGGCGTGGAGTTGTCGGTGCGAGCCCTGTTCGAGCACCCGACCGTTGCCGGGCTGTCGACGCAGCTCGACGGCGTGACGGCGGCGCGACCGCCCATCCAGGTGAGGGAGCGGGAAGAGCAGGTGCCGCTGTCGTTCGCGCAGCGCCGGCTCTGGTTCATGAACCGCTTCGAGGGTCCGTCGGCGACCTACAACAACGCCTTTGCGGTATCGCTCGACGGCACTCTGGACATTGAGGCACTGCAGGCCGCACTGGCCGATGTGGTGGAGCGGCACAAGACGCTTCGGACAATCTTTGCCGATGACAACGGAACGCCGCACCAGGTCGTACTGGAGCCGTCAACCGTCCCGTTGCCGGTGGCCCGCATCGACGAGGCCGAGTTGGCCGAGCGACTCGACCAGGGCGCCGGCTACGCGTTCGACCTGAGTGTCGAGACGCCGCTGCGGACAACCCTGTTCGCCTTGGCGCCTGAGCGTCACGTCCTGCTGATCACGCTGCACCACATCGCGTGCGACGGTTGGTCGACTACGCCGATGGCCCGCGACATCGCCACGGCGTACGCGGCCCGGGTCTCTGGGGCGGCGCCGGCTTGGACGCCGCTGCCTGTCCAGTACGCCGATTATGCCCAGTGGCAGCGCGAGTTGCTCGGGGACGAGGCCGACCCGGACAGCCGCGCTCGTCAGCAGATCGAGTACTGGAGCGACCAGCTTGCCGGCCTGCCCGACCAGCTGGAGCTCCCGACCGACCGGCCGCGCCCGGCCGTCGCGAGCAACCGTGGCGACGTCGTACCGGTTGCGGTTTCTCACGACCTGTACGCAGAACTGTCGGCACTCGCGCAGGCCAATCACGTCAGCCTGTTCATGCTGCTGCAGGCCGCCTTGGCGACGCTGCTCACGCGGCTCGGCGCCGGCACCGACGTGCCGATCGGTACGCCGAACGCGGGCCGCACGGACGAGTCGCTCGACGATCTGGTGGGCATGTTCGTCAACCCGCTCGTACTGCGAACCGACACCTCCGGCGACCCGACTTTCGAGGAGCTGCTGGCCCGGGTGCGGGAAACGAACCTGTCCGCCTACGCCCACCAGGACCTGCCGTTCGACCGGCTGGTCGACATCGTCAACCCGGTCCGGTCGACCGCACGGCACCCGCTGTTCCAGGTGATGATGCCGTACCAGAGCGACGACCCGGCGGCCGTGGAGCTTCCCGGCCTGACCGTCTCGCATGCTCCGGTGGACTCCGGGATCGCCCAGTTCGATCTGCAGCTCGCGCTCCGCGAAGGTGTGGACGGTCTGTCCGGTCACCTGGAGTTCGCGCTGGATCTGTTCGACCGCGGTACCGCCGAGCAGTTGGTCGAGCGGTTCGGTCAGGTCTTGCGCCAGGTCGCGGAAGCGCCGGACCAGCGGATCGGCGCACTGGAGGTGATCGGAGCCGCCGAGCGCGAGCTCTTGGTCGCCGGGCGCAACGAAACCGATCGGGAGATCGATTGGTCGACAATTTCGGAGCTGGTGGAGCGCCAGACCGTCCGTACGCCGAACGCCGTCGCCGTGCACGACCACGGGTCTGAACTGAGCTACGCGGAACTGAACGCCGAGGCCAACCGGCTCGCGCATCACCTGCGTGAGCTGGAGGTCGGGCCGGATGTGGTGGTCGGCGTCCACGTCGATCGCTCTGCTGGGCTGATCATCGCAGCGCTCGCGGTACTGAAGGCCGGTGGCGTCTATCTGCCGCTCGACCCGGACTATCCCGCGAGTCGGCTGGCCTACCTGGTCGAGGACGCTGAGGCGTCGTTCGTGATCAGCAGATCGGACCTCGCCGGCGACCTCCCGGCCACCGACGCCCGCGTAGTACTGATCGACTCGAACGACTGGGCCGAGGCGCCTGCGACCGATCTGCCGGCAGTTGCCGGGCCGGACGATGTCGCCTACCTGATTTACACGTCCGGGTCGACCGGACGGCCGAAGGGAGTGCTGGCAACTCATCGGGGCGCGGTCAACCGGTTCCACTGGACCCAGCGCGCGTACTTCCGGTACACACCGGAGGACTCTGTACTGGTCAAGATCCCGACCGGCTTCGACGTGTCGGTGGGAGAGATCTTCGGTCCGCTGAGCCAAGGCGCCAGGTTGGTGATCGCCAAGCCAGGCGGCCACCTCGACACGGCGTACCTGCGGGAGACCATCAAGGAACAGCAGGTCACCCAGGTGTACTTCGTGCCGTCGATGCTGGCGGTGATGCTCGCTGAAGGCGGGCTGGAGGAGTGCACTTCCCTGCGGGTGCTGCTGTCCGGTGGCGAAGAGCTTCCGGCGGCGCTGGCCCGGCAGGTGCTGGATCGCCTGCCCTGGGTGGAGTTCTACAACCAGTACGGACCGACCGAGGCCGCGATCGATTCGACGGCCTGGCGCATCACCTCCGACAGCCTGGAAGGGCTGCACCGGGTGCCGATCGCTGCCGTGTCCGGTCAGGTCGGACTGCACGACAACGTGCGGCTCTATGTCCTCGATGACGCCATGGCAGTCGTCCCGACCGGGGCACCTGGCGAGCTGTTCATCGGCGGTGCCGGTGTGGCACGTGGGTACCTACGGCGGCCGGAGCTTACCGGCGAGCGGTTCATCCCGGATCCCTTCCGCGATGGGCGGCTCTACCGGACCGGTGACCAGGTGCGCTGGACCACCGATGGCCGGCTGGAGATCCTCGGCCGCGTCGACGACCAGGTCAAGCTGAACGGCGCCCGCGTCGAACTCGGTGAGATTCAGGCCGCGCTGGCCTTGCACCCCTCGGTCCAGCACGCAGTGGTGATCGTCCGGGACAAACGACTGGTTGGTTACGTCGTCGTCACCTCGAGCGTTGACCTCCGGGGGTACCTGGCCGAGTCGCTGCCGGAGTTCATGGTGCCCAGCACCATCGTGCCGCTCGACTCGTTGCCGTTGACACCCAACGGAAAGCTGGATCGCGCCGCACTGCCCGCGCCGGCTGCCGCCGTGCAGGCTTCGCGTTCGGTGCTGAGCAGTTCGGTCGAACAGACCCTGGCCGAGCTGTACGCCGAGGTGCTGAGCATCGAGCTGGTCGGACCGGAGGACGGGTTCTTCGAGCTGGGTGGCGACAGCATCATGTCGATCCAGTTGGTGAGCCGTGCTCGCAAGGCCGGGTTGATCTTCACGCCGCGGGATGTCTTCCGGCACCAGACCGTCGCCAAGCTCGCGGCTGTCACCACCGTTGACGAGACCGTCCAGCAGAAGCCGGCCGAGAAGCTCCTCCGGGCGCTCTTCGCCGAGGTGCTGAGCATCGAGGAGGTCGGTCTCGACGACGGGTTCTTCGAGCTGGGTGGCGACAGCATCATGTCGATCCAGTTGGTGAGCCGTGCTCGCAAGGCCGGGCTGATCTTCACGCCGCGGGATGTCTTCCGGCACCAGACCGTCGCCAAGCTCGCGGCAGTCTCGACCGTCGACGCCGCGGCTGGATCGGCCGGGGCTGCTTCGGCCGGGGCCGGATCGGCGAGGGTTGCTGAGGTCGGGCCGGTCCAGTTGACACCGCTCCAGACTGCGCTAGCCGCAACCGGCGAGGCCTGGTCAGGGTTCCACCAGTCGGTGCTCATCCAGATCCCTGCGGATCTCGGGCTCGACCGGTTGACCGGGGCTCTCCAGAAAGTGGTCGACCACCATGACGCGCTGCGGTTCGTAGTGCGGAAGGACGGCGGATCTTGGTCGCTGGAGTCGCGGGCTGTCGGTTCGGTTGATGCGACTGCCTGCGTGACGCGGGTGGACATTGCCGGACTGACGGCTGACGAGCAGGACGCGGTCCAGGTCGAGGCGGCCGAGGCGGCACGCGCTCGGCTGGCGCCGTACGACGGGACGATGCTGCAGGTGGTCTGGTTCGATGCCGGGCCGGCGGAATCCGGGCGGCTGCTGGTGCTGATCCACCACCTGTCGGTGGACGGTGTGTCCTGGCGCATCCTGCTTCCGGATCTGCTGTCCGCCTGGCAGGGCGAGGCGCTCGACCCGGTCGGTACTTCGTTCGCCGCCTGGAGCAAGCAGTTGCCTGCAGCAACTGGATTTGTGGTCGCCGAAGAGCCGTTGGTGGGCAGCCGGGCGCTGGAGTCGACCGACATTGTTGCCAACGCCGGCAAGCTGGAGGTTGTTCTTCCGGTTGCGACCACCCAGCCGTTGCTCACCAAGGTGGGACAGGCTGTCCATGGCGGGATCAATGACGTACTGCTGGCTGGCCTCGCGCTGGCGGTGAAGCGCTGGCGTGGTCACGAGTCGGTGCTGATCGACCTCGAAGGGCACGGTCGCGACGCCGTACCGGGGGCTGATGTCTCCCGCACAGTCGGCTGGTTCACCGAGATCAAGCCGGTCCGGCTGACGGCGGTGGACGACGATCCTGGTGCGACGCTGAAGGCAGTGAAGGAGCAGTTGCGCACGGCAACAGATCCAAGGGAAGGAAGGAGAGAAGGGGAAGGCGGGGAAGCGAGGCGTGGAGGACGGGCGCAGCTCGTTGTGAACTACCTCGGGCGGGTGGAGTCGCCGGTGGCTACGGACTGGTCGCTCGTGCCGGGCGGTGCTGGACTGGTCCCTGGTGCGGACCCGCGGATGCCGCTGGGCCACGCGATCGAGCTGAACGCGATGGTGCTCGACGGCCCGGACGGTCCCGAACTGCGCGCCGAATGGACCTGGGCGGACGGCGTACTGACCTCCGACGAGGTCGCCGAACTCGCCCAGCTCTGGTGGGACGCACTGGCCGGCCTGGTCGGCGCGGAAGCCTCCGGGCACACGCCGTCGGACTTCCCGCTGGTCGCGATCGACCAGGAGCGGCTGTCCTTGCTGGAAGCGAAGCACCCCGACCTGGAGTCGCTGCTGCCCGTCACCTCGCTGCAGGAAGGCTTCCTCTACTACTCCCTGCTGGAGGGGGAGGGGATCGACCTCTACACCGGCCGGATCTGGATGGACCTGGAGGGAGCGCTCGACGTACCGGCGCTACGCCGCTCGGCCAAGAGCTTGCTGGTCAGGCACCAGACCCTGCGGGCCGGCTTCACCCACGACGCGCTCGGCAATCCCTTGCAGATAGTGCACGAGCAACTCGAGCTGCCGTGGACCGAGGTCGACCTGAGCACGCTCGACGAGCTCAGCCAGGAGGCCGAAGTACTGCGGCTGCTTGAGGCCGAGCAACTGACGAAGTTCGATCCCGAGCGGCCGCCGTTGCTGCGGTTCGTGGTGATCAAGCTCGGTCCGGCACTGCATCGGCTGGTACTGACGAACCACCACCTGGTGCTCGACGGCTGGTCGATCCCGGTGCTGCTGCGCGAACTGTTCGCGGCGTACGCCGAAGGTGGCGACGGGACCAAGCTGCCCCGCGTGGCGCCGTACCCGGACTACCTGGAATGGCTTGCGGAGCACGATCTCGAGAACGACCGCACCGCGTGGAACGCCGCGCTGGAAGGTGTCACCGAGCCGACCCTGGTCGCGCCCGGTATCGCCGAAGGCCATGCGGTCCTGCCCGAGCGGGTAACGGAACACCTGACTCCTGAACTCGGCGAAGCTGTTGCAGCGCTGGCGCGGCGTACCGGGGTCACGGTGAACACCGTCATCCAGTCGGCCTGGGGACTGTTGCTGTCCCGGCTGACCGGCCGCGACGACGTGGTCTTCGGTACTACGGTGTCGGGCCGGCCGCCGGAGATCACCGGCATCGAGCAGATGGTCGGGCTGTTCGTGAACACCATCCCGGTGCGGATCCGGACCCGTTCCGACGACACCGTCGGCGCGTACCTCGGCCGCCTCCAGGACGAGCAGACCGCGCTGTCCGATCACCACCACCTCGGCACCAGCGAGATCCTCGCCGGCGCGGGACTCGGCCCGCTGTTCGACAGCACGGTCGTGTTCTTCAACTACCCGATCGACGCCGGCGTGATGAAGCTGTCGGTGAACGGGGTCCGGCTGGTGCACATCGACGCCCGCGACGACACCCACTTCGCGCTGCGGCTCAGCGTGTTCCCGGGCGAGGACGGGTTCCAGCTCAACCTCGACTCCCGGCCGGACGCGTTCAGCCGCGCCGAGACCGAAGACCACCTGCGCCGCTACATCGAGCTGCTGCGGGAGATGACCGCCGCCGGGACCAGTCCGGTCGCCGAGCTCGGCGCGGTCAGCCAGGCCGAGCAGGACCGGCTGCTCGTCGAGTGGGGTGGTTACGGCGACTGA
- a CDS encoding TauD/TfdA family dioxygenase: MNSLLQQVFETRTAGPVILGPADHELAEQVARRVVSDGDGWVNSDAWVDAARDGYHDLPAVLRKALAEFRRDSGPGGAFLVRGLPVDESAVPDTPAYSGSVQKEGTVPAALLTLVASGLGDPAAFLAEKSGALVHDVVPVPGSEAFQGNEGSVMLSFHNENAFHAHRPDYVLLLCLRADHEKVAGLRVSCIRKALDKLSKECVEALFRPIYITSPPPSFGDAGQLTEPHGILTGAPDDPDLLVDFAATKPLGPDAVEAMRELQRTLAATADTIYLEPGDLAIVDNRVSVHGRTSFTPRYDGHDRWLQRTFSVRDLRASRSLRPNDSHVMIR, from the coding sequence ATGAACTCGCTGTTGCAACAAGTGTTCGAGACCAGGACCGCGGGTCCGGTGATCCTCGGCCCGGCCGATCACGAACTGGCCGAGCAGGTCGCTCGCCGGGTCGTGTCGGATGGCGACGGCTGGGTCAACTCCGACGCCTGGGTGGACGCCGCCCGGGACGGCTACCACGACCTGCCCGCCGTACTCCGGAAGGCGCTCGCTGAGTTCCGCCGCGACTCCGGGCCCGGCGGCGCCTTCCTGGTCCGCGGCCTGCCGGTCGACGAGAGCGCGGTGCCCGACACCCCGGCGTACAGCGGCTCGGTGCAGAAGGAGGGCACCGTTCCGGCTGCACTGCTGACCCTGGTCGCGAGTGGACTGGGCGATCCGGCCGCCTTCCTGGCGGAGAAGTCCGGCGCGCTCGTGCACGACGTCGTACCGGTGCCGGGCAGCGAGGCGTTCCAGGGCAACGAGGGCTCGGTGATGCTGTCCTTCCACAACGAGAACGCGTTCCACGCCCACCGGCCCGACTACGTCCTGCTGCTCTGCCTGCGCGCGGACCACGAGAAGGTGGCCGGCCTGCGGGTGTCCTGCATCCGCAAGGCCCTCGACAAGCTCAGCAAGGAGTGTGTCGAGGCCCTGTTCCGGCCGATCTACATCACCTCCCCGCCCCCGTCCTTCGGCGACGCCGGCCAGCTGACCGAGCCACACGGCATCCTCACCGGCGCACCGGACGACCCAGACCTCTTGGTCGACTTCGCCGCGACGAAGCCGCTCGGCCCAGACGCGGTAGAAGCAATGCGCGAACTCCAACGCACCTTGGCCGCCACCGCCGACACGATCTACCTCGAGCCCGGCGACCTGGCCATCGTCGACAACCGCGTCTCAGTCCACGGCCGCACCAGCTTCACCCCCCGCTACGACGGCCACGACCGCTGGCTCCAACGCACCTTCTCAGTCCGAGACCTCCGAGCCTCCCGCTCCCTCCGCCCCAACGACTCCCACGTAATGATCCGCTGA